One Cupriavidus necator genomic region harbors:
- a CDS encoding Tn3-like element IS882 family transposase: MSAFAYRYVGREELPARLTEFDLRQFFQLTSADIAAIRERFRADRYAAVGLQLVCLRAFGRPLDRFAAVPRNLLQYVCETFSVPLLSIASLKTLYQRRPTLYEHQQWVKEHLGIKPFDDTSQAALLEMLRVQAAAAADVDELVTTAQRWLYDRCRLIPGQRQITDMARHAFSAYEAQMLAAVNRAVPAATLQHCMESVRSPRADGSATHLEWIKAPSRRNGPKNLAETLDKIRYLKSLAVHEWNLDDIALPKLRAYAQKVQARRPAKTKALKESTQALELVCFLRMSLLELTDIAMHQTSRRSQDLFRRAASTAQSTHTRSAVEDRQQALKAKAVLQDKSKSTEQRVDEALKHLAVVTDAAHSSFASHVRAALTGDHQRIHALLSGLEGLEFGGREDDPGFANLKAWRDLQTRKLNALPEDFTESGVGTAWHDLVHDPDPKRGYQAFSACTMMSLRNSLRRGSVWIDHSMRFRDRDQMLIPAKEWERDRVKYLGLLGLPAAADTYIEQLLDTLRAGVAAVAEATANGKIEIGDDGMLHLPAIVPLEQDDEPRRTRDLIYKTIGDVQLPDLLLEVDASTNFSEVLLGHRAKSVPELLSTYAALLAHGTEIDAKGIAAMIPGIDTAQVSLAMRGLETHGRLRRANEVVAEFQGKIPLATNWGTGQKASADMMSLDVSRHLWIARVDPRRRTYATGIYTHVLDKWGIVYDQPIVLNERQAGVAIEGVEQHNRCEDRIRLSLLAVDTHGYTNAAMAWAKGLSFDLCPRLRDLSERKLYLPAEFKVPEGIERVTTKRLSLRAIRLGWDDFLRVLASIRIGRISAELAMQRLGSAARTNRAHKAAEHLGRLLRSIFLCDYVTIEDFRREIHTLLSRGESVHQLQRAIHAGRVPHERGRRGDEMTAISGAHALLTNIVLAWNTHRMNDVVERLRKGGTNIEDAWLRRMGPGHSGHINFRGILSFGVERYIDALIRGSGATTRRAMA; this comes from the coding sequence ATGTCGGCATTTGCGTATCGCTACGTTGGCAGGGAAGAGTTGCCTGCCCGCTTGACAGAATTTGACCTACGGCAGTTTTTTCAGCTCACCAGTGCTGACATCGCGGCAATACGGGAGCGGTTTCGGGCCGACAGATACGCCGCGGTCGGCCTACAACTCGTTTGCCTCCGGGCCTTCGGTCGGCCGTTGGACCGGTTTGCTGCCGTTCCGCGAAATCTCCTTCAGTACGTGTGCGAAACTTTTTCCGTGCCGCTGTTGTCGATTGCCAGTCTGAAGACGCTGTACCAACGACGCCCGACGTTGTACGAGCATCAGCAATGGGTCAAGGAGCACCTTGGCATCAAGCCGTTCGATGACACCAGCCAGGCCGCTTTGCTGGAAATGCTCCGCGTGCAAGCTGCCGCAGCGGCAGACGTGGATGAGCTTGTCACCACCGCTCAGCGATGGCTCTACGATCGCTGCCGCCTCATTCCCGGCCAGCGCCAGATCACCGACATGGCACGGCATGCATTTTCCGCCTACGAGGCGCAAATGCTCGCAGCGGTTAACCGCGCAGTGCCGGCGGCCACGCTGCAGCACTGCATGGAATCCGTCCGCAGTCCACGGGCTGACGGCTCTGCAACGCACCTCGAGTGGATCAAGGCGCCGTCCAGGCGCAACGGCCCCAAGAACCTCGCTGAAACGCTGGACAAGATCCGCTACCTGAAGTCCCTCGCTGTGCACGAGTGGAATCTGGATGACATCGCTTTGCCCAAACTGCGTGCCTATGCGCAGAAGGTGCAAGCAAGGCGTCCGGCCAAGACCAAAGCACTGAAGGAGAGCACCCAGGCGCTTGAACTGGTGTGCTTTCTACGGATGAGTTTGCTGGAACTCACCGATATCGCGATGCACCAGACTAGCCGACGCAGCCAGGATCTGTTCCGACGCGCGGCCAGCACGGCGCAGTCGACGCACACCCGCTCCGCCGTGGAAGACAGGCAGCAGGCGCTCAAGGCCAAGGCCGTCCTGCAAGACAAGAGCAAGTCGACCGAGCAGCGAGTGGATGAAGCCCTGAAGCACCTTGCCGTCGTCACCGACGCGGCGCATTCGAGCTTTGCGTCACACGTGCGCGCGGCGCTGACCGGTGACCATCAGCGGATTCACGCTCTGCTGTCGGGCCTGGAAGGCCTGGAATTCGGCGGCAGGGAGGACGATCCCGGCTTTGCGAACCTCAAGGCATGGCGCGACCTGCAGACAAGGAAGCTCAATGCTCTGCCAGAAGACTTTACCGAAAGCGGCGTTGGCACGGCGTGGCATGACCTCGTCCATGATCCTGACCCAAAGCGCGGCTATCAGGCCTTCTCTGCCTGCACGATGATGTCGCTACGAAATAGCCTGCGTCGGGGCAGCGTATGGATTGACCACTCGATGCGCTTTCGTGATCGCGACCAAATGCTCATCCCTGCCAAGGAGTGGGAGCGCGACCGTGTCAAGTATCTCGGGCTATTGGGCCTGCCAGCCGCGGCTGATACCTACATCGAACAGCTACTGGATACGCTTCGTGCTGGCGTGGCTGCTGTGGCCGAGGCCACCGCTAACGGCAAGATCGAAATAGGAGACGATGGCATGCTTCACCTGCCGGCGATTGTGCCGCTGGAGCAGGACGATGAACCGCGCCGCACACGCGACTTGATCTACAAGACAATCGGCGATGTGCAATTGCCGGACCTATTGCTGGAGGTCGACGCCTCGACCAATTTCAGCGAGGTGCTGCTCGGGCACCGGGCGAAGTCCGTGCCCGAACTGCTGTCGACCTACGCGGCGTTGCTCGCCCATGGCACCGAGATCGATGCCAAGGGCATTGCTGCGATGATTCCCGGCATCGACACCGCCCAGGTGTCACTTGCCATGCGAGGGCTGGAGACCCATGGCCGTTTGCGCCGGGCCAACGAGGTGGTGGCTGAATTTCAAGGAAAGATCCCATTAGCCACGAACTGGGGCACCGGGCAGAAGGCATCGGCCGACATGATGTCGCTGGACGTTTCACGACATCTGTGGATCGCTCGTGTTGATCCACGTCGACGCACCTACGCGACCGGCATCTACACCCACGTGCTCGATAAGTGGGGCATCGTCTATGACCAACCGATTGTCTTGAACGAGCGTCAGGCTGGGGTGGCCATCGAGGGCGTAGAGCAGCACAACCGCTGCGAGGACCGTATCCGCCTGTCGTTACTGGCAGTGGACACGCACGGCTACACGAACGCCGCGATGGCCTGGGCAAAGGGCTTGAGTTTCGATCTATGCCCGCGGCTGCGCGATCTGTCGGAGCGCAAACTGTATCTGCCTGCAGAGTTTAAAGTGCCAGAAGGGATCGAGCGTGTCACCACGAAGCGCTTGTCCTTGAGAGCCATACGCCTGGGTTGGGACGATTTCCTACGGGTGCTGGCATCGATCCGTATCGGCCGCATTAGCGCTGAGCTCGCCATGCAACGGTTGGGCAGCGCTGCCCGGACCAACAGGGCACACAAAGCTGCCGAGCATCTCGGCCGGCTGTTGCGTAGCATCTTCCTGTGCGACTACGTGACCATTGAAGACTTCCGCCGCGAAATCCATACGTTGCTCAGCCGAGGGGAGTCGGTGCACCAGTTGCAGCGCGCGATCCATGCTGGCCGGGTGCCACACGAACGCGGCCGGCGAGGCGATGAGATGACGGCGATCTCGGGGGCGCACGCGCTTCTGACCAACATCGTTCTGGCGTGGAATACCCACCGCATGAACGATGTCGTCGAGCGACTTCGCAAGGGCGGCACGAACATCGAGGACGCTTGGCTGCGCCGCATGGGGCCGGGGCATTCCGGGCACATCAACTTCCGGGGGATCCTCAGCTTCGGTGTCGAGCGCTACATTGACGCGCTGATCCGAGGCAGTGGCGCAACAACCCGACGGGCTATGGCATAA
- a CDS encoding tyrosine-type recombinase/integrase, producing MNTLRQAVQEYLDLRRSLGFKLKDAGKALPDFVAFMERHRASFITQALALMWAQQPSNVQPAHWARRLSIVREFARHRSATDPRTQIPAPGLLPFSPKRARPYLYSSDEIRRLLHAALQIPCRYARDELQPWTYYCLFGLLSVSGMRLGEARNLELQDIDLTAAILTIRGAKLGKSRFVPMHASTCKVLADYIARRKRHWAGRPVSSYLFVSNQGNRLDSGEIHRHFYALSRQIGLRGAADSHGPRLHDMRHVFATNTLLRWYRSGQDPERRLPILSAYLGHVHIADTQWYLNASPELMREAMRRLEQRWEIQP from the coding sequence ATGAACACGCTGCGGCAGGCCGTTCAGGAGTATCTGGACCTCAGGCGGAGCTTGGGCTTCAAGCTTAAAGATGCCGGCAAGGCATTGCCTGATTTCGTCGCGTTTATGGAGAGGCACCGCGCTTCCTTCATCACCCAGGCATTGGCTCTTATGTGGGCCCAGCAACCTTCCAACGTCCAACCCGCGCACTGGGCGCGACGACTCAGTATCGTGCGCGAGTTTGCACGTCATCGTAGTGCGACCGACCCACGCACACAGATTCCTGCACCGGGTCTGCTGCCGTTTTCGCCGAAGCGGGCCCGACCATACCTATACTCGAGCGATGAGATTCGCAGACTACTCCATGCTGCGCTTCAGATACCCTGCCGCTACGCGCGCGACGAACTGCAACCATGGACCTATTACTGCCTGTTTGGCTTGCTGAGCGTTTCGGGCATGCGTCTGGGCGAAGCGCGCAATCTTGAGCTTCAGGACATCGATCTGACGGCGGCAATATTGACGATTCGCGGCGCCAAACTTGGCAAGTCCCGGTTCGTTCCAATGCATGCGTCGACCTGCAAAGTGCTCGCGGACTATATTGCACGACGCAAACGTCATTGGGCGGGGCGACCCGTGTCCTCCTACTTGTTCGTGTCTAACCAGGGCAATCGTCTGGATAGTGGAGAGATTCATCGACACTTCTATGCATTGTCCCGGCAGATCGGTCTGCGTGGCGCAGCCGACAGTCACGGCCCGCGTCTGCATGACATGAGGCACGTATTTGCGACGAATACGCTTTTACGCTGGTACCGTTCCGGACAGGACCCCGAGCGCCGCCTGCCCATCCTGTCAGCTTACCTCGGTCACGTCCACATCGCGGATACGCAGTGGTATCTGAACGCCTCGCCGGAGCTGATGCGCGAGGCGATGCGCCGGCTGGAACAGCGCTGGGAGATTCAACCATGA
- a CDS encoding site-specific integrase: protein MNATRTVSESGGLPAHHIDAFLDRLRTAHYSEVSLRKKRRVLCVFSGWMKNRNIDLIDLDESVTARFMNRMIDASRDRVQRARPTLRQFLAYLRAEAIVCSPTLGGQSEIARIYRRYLDHLRQDRGLAKNSLLVYGPFIRDFLDSHSANDGTILADAFCAVTIRDHFLTYSEGRSAEYTRLMAVALRSFCHFLFLRGDTARDLYESVPSVRKWRQSTVPTFLTPEQQEALIASADRSTPTGRRDYAILLLLARLGLRAGEIVAMQLDDIHWRSGELVVHGKGQMVEHVPLPSEVGAAIATYLRDGRGASASRHVFLRRLAPRVGLAGPAAIGKIVCQAFARAGFRPACRGSAHLFRHGLATTMIRHGASIAEIAEVLRHRSPDSTAIYAKVAFEDLRGVARSWPTAGGAI from the coding sequence ATGAATGCAACACGCACAGTCAGCGAATCCGGCGGGCTGCCGGCCCATCACATCGATGCATTTCTTGATCGTCTACGGACGGCACACTATTCCGAGGTATCGCTTCGCAAGAAACGAAGAGTCCTGTGCGTGTTCTCCGGGTGGATGAAGAACAGGAACATTGACCTGATCGATCTCGATGAGTCTGTCACGGCTCGTTTTATGAATCGCATGATCGACGCTTCAAGAGACCGCGTCCAGCGTGCGCGTCCCACCTTACGGCAGTTTCTTGCCTATCTGCGCGCGGAAGCCATTGTGTGTTCGCCGACGTTGGGCGGCCAGTCCGAGATTGCGCGCATTTATCGCCGATACCTGGACCATCTGAGGCAGGATCGTGGACTCGCGAAGAACTCGCTGCTCGTCTACGGCCCCTTCATTCGCGACTTTCTCGACAGCCACTCGGCCAACGACGGAACGATATTGGCAGATGCATTTTGCGCCGTAACGATCCGAGATCATTTCCTTACCTACAGCGAAGGTCGATCGGCGGAGTACACGCGGCTGATGGCAGTTGCGCTTCGCTCGTTCTGCCATTTCCTCTTTCTGCGCGGCGATACGGCCCGAGACCTGTATGAGTCAGTGCCGTCAGTTCGTAAGTGGCGACAGTCAACTGTACCGACGTTCCTCACGCCTGAGCAGCAAGAAGCTCTCATTGCGTCCGCAGACCGGTCGACTCCGACTGGGCGCCGTGACTACGCAATCCTGCTGTTGTTGGCGCGGCTCGGTCTACGTGCCGGAGAAATAGTTGCCATGCAGCTCGACGACATTCACTGGCGTTCGGGGGAACTCGTCGTTCATGGCAAGGGGCAGATGGTGGAGCACGTCCCCCTGCCATCGGAGGTCGGAGCAGCAATCGCTACATATCTCCGCGATGGTCGCGGAGCAAGTGCATCGCGGCACGTATTCCTTCGTAGATTGGCACCTCGGGTTGGTCTGGCGGGACCGGCGGCGATTGGCAAGATTGTTTGTCAGGCCTTCGCACGTGCAGGTTTCCGCCCCGCGTGCCGTGGTTCCGCACATCTGTTCCGTCACGGTCTGGCGACGACGATGATTCGCCACGGGGCCTCGATCGCAGAAATAGCTGAGGTCTTGCGGCACCGCTCACCGGACAGTACCGCGATCTATGCAAAGGTCGCGTTCGAGGACCTGCGCGGGGTCGCGCGCTCGTGGCCCACGGCGGGAGGTGCAATATGA
- the tnpB gene encoding IS66 family insertion sequence element accessory protein TnpB (TnpB, as the term is used for proteins encoded by IS66 family insertion elements, is considered an accessory protein, since TnpC, encoded by a neighboring gene, is a DDE family transposase.), translated as MFRLDAGLRVYLHRDAVDFRKNINGLALLVEQALGLDPFASAVFVFRNQRADRIKILGWDHNGFWLLLKRLEADRFAWPREASVATLTVEQLHWLLEGIDIEAMRRHPHREYHRAA; from the coding sequence ATGTTTCGCCTCGACGCTGGGCTGCGGGTGTACCTGCATCGCGACGCTGTGGACTTCCGTAAGAACATCAACGGTCTGGCACTGCTGGTCGAGCAGGCGCTCGGGCTGGATCCGTTTGCATCTGCTGTATTTGTGTTCCGCAACCAGCGGGCCGATCGCATCAAGATTCTCGGCTGGGATCACAACGGCTTCTGGCTACTGTTGAAGCGATTGGAGGCGGACCGGTTTGCTTGGCCACGCGAGGCGTCGGTGGCCACGCTGACGGTCGAACAGTTGCACTGGCTGCTCGAGGGAATTGACATCGAGGCGATGCGCCGGCACCCGCACCGAGAATACCATCGCGCTGCGTGA
- a CDS encoding tyrosine-type recombinase/integrase codes for MTSIRDSLARYVAVRRALGASFYEPALALGHFVDLLEHEDAEFITTDLALRWAMTPALVERATWGRRLSQVRGFARWMNVIDGRNQIPPAGLLSARRRRNAPHIYTEQEIDLLMTRAAQLRSRTGMRALTYSTLIGLLVATGLRPGEALRLDRSDVDLVSGILSIRESKFGKSRFVPVAESTRVALEHYAKKRDQLCPSRLSEAFLVSERGKRLKAGTARSMFVRMSRAVGLRSATEDGRDGYGPRLQDFRHSFATGRLVEWYRAGLDVSRELPKLAAYLGHVNIGLTYWYIEAVPELLELAAAYLDKDCPGERP; via the coding sequence ATGACTTCGATCCGTGACTCCCTCGCTCGGTACGTGGCGGTCCGCCGCGCTCTCGGGGCATCATTCTATGAACCTGCATTGGCACTCGGTCATTTCGTTGATCTTCTGGAACATGAAGACGCAGAGTTCATTACTACCGATCTGGCTCTGCGCTGGGCGATGACGCCCGCACTCGTCGAACGCGCCACCTGGGGGCGGCGCCTCTCTCAAGTGAGAGGATTCGCCAGATGGATGAACGTCATTGACGGTCGAAACCAGATTCCTCCAGCAGGACTCCTGAGTGCCCGCAGACGGCGCAATGCCCCGCATATTTACACGGAGCAGGAAATTGATCTGCTTATGACCCGCGCCGCTCAACTGCGATCCCGAACCGGCATGCGAGCACTGACCTATTCGACGCTCATCGGGCTTCTTGTAGCGACGGGCCTCAGGCCAGGCGAAGCGCTTCGGCTCGACCGGTCCGACGTTGACCTCGTCAGCGGGATACTCTCCATCCGGGAATCGAAGTTCGGCAAATCGCGCTTTGTTCCTGTAGCAGAGTCGACCCGGGTGGCACTCGAACACTATGCCAAGAAACGCGATCAACTCTGTCCTTCACGATTGAGCGAGGCGTTCCTGGTTAGTGAGCGCGGCAAGCGATTGAAGGCCGGAACTGCACGAAGCATGTTCGTCAGAATGTCGCGCGCTGTCGGTCTGCGATCGGCGACAGAGGATGGGCGCGATGGTTACGGCCCGCGCCTCCAGGACTTCCGGCATAGCTTCGCGACGGGAAGGCTGGTCGAATGGTATCGCGCCGGTCTGGACGTAAGTCGAGAACTGCCGAAACTTGCCGCCTACCTCGGGCATGTCAACATCGGTCTTACGTACTGGTACATCGAAGCGGTTCCTGAGTTGCTTGAACTCGCGGCAGCCTATCTCGACAAGGACTGTCCGGGAGAACGGCCGTGA
- a CDS encoding site-specific integrase produces the protein MTTTASLAPLLERFFTQRLMQQRQASPHTISSYRDTFRQFLKFAQQRLHRQPSRMNFEEIDAPLIVAFLDDLEQRQGVSVRSRNLRLTAIHSFFRYAALETPAHSAQIQRVLAIPSKRFTRTLVQFLTRQEVDALLAAPDQRTWAGRRDHAFLLVAVQTGLRLSEMTGLKRDDLVLGTGAHVRVIGKGRKERCTPIVRSTLAVLKAWLREPQRGEDDVLFPSARGERLTVHGVQYLLNKHRETASKICPSLKQKQVTVHRLRHTMAMDLLQAGVDRSVIALWLGHESVETTQIYLEATLAMKEQALAKTSLAHGKPGRYRPADELLGFLNGL, from the coding sequence ATGACTACTACCGCCAGTCTCGCTCCGTTGCTGGAGCGTTTTTTTACGCAACGCCTGATGCAGCAGCGCCAGGCGAGTCCCCACACGATCAGTTCCTATCGCGACACCTTTCGTCAGTTCCTGAAGTTCGCGCAGCAACGCCTGCACCGGCAGCCTTCACGCATGAATTTCGAGGAAATCGATGCCCCTTTGATCGTTGCATTTCTCGATGACCTGGAGCAGCGTCAGGGCGTGAGCGTTCGCAGTCGAAATCTTCGCCTCACGGCAATTCATTCCTTCTTTCGTTACGCGGCGCTCGAGACGCCGGCTCATTCCGCTCAGATCCAGCGGGTGCTTGCTATCCCCAGCAAGCGCTTTACCCGCACCCTGGTGCAATTCCTGACTCGCCAGGAAGTCGATGCCCTGCTTGCCGCACCGGACCAGCGTACCTGGGCCGGCCGACGCGATCACGCCTTTTTGCTGGTCGCCGTGCAAACTGGCCTTCGCCTGTCCGAGATGACCGGACTCAAACGCGATGACCTTGTTCTCGGAACCGGTGCTCACGTGCGGGTGATTGGCAAGGGTAGGAAAGAGCGTTGTACGCCCATCGTCAGATCCACGCTCGCCGTACTGAAAGCTTGGCTGCGGGAACCCCAGCGCGGTGAGGACGACGTGCTGTTTCCAAGCGCGAGGGGCGAACGCCTCACTGTTCATGGCGTGCAGTATCTGCTAAACAAGCATCGAGAGACCGCGTCAAAAATTTGTCCATCGTTGAAGCAGAAACAGGTCACCGTTCACCGTTTGAGGCATACGATGGCCATGGACCTTCTGCAGGCGGGCGTTGATCGTTCCGTGATTGCACTGTGGCTCGGGCATGAATCGGTGGAAACCACGCAGATCTATCTCGAAGCGACACTTGCGATGAAGGAGCAGGCTCTTGCGAAGACATCTCTGGCTCACGGCAAGCCAGGACGCTACCGGCCGGCAGACGAACTTCTCGGCTTCCTGAATGGACTGTAG